The Pseudomonadota bacterium genome contains the following window.
CTCTTGATTTCTTATCCACATGGGGTGAACGCAATACACAATGCTTATTAATTGAAGTCGGCAGAGGAATCGGCCCAGCAATTGTCGCACCAGTCCGTTTTGCTGTTTCTACAATCTCAATTGTCGACTGATCAAGTAATTTATGATCATATCCTTTCAGCCGGATACGTATTTTTTGTGTGGGCATCATATTCGTTTCACCTATTCAATAATCTTATTGATAACGCCGGCACCAACGGTTCTGCCACCCTCGCGGATTGCAAAACGAAGACCATCTTCCATGGCGATCGGGGTGATCAGCGCCCCTTCTACTGTGACGTTATCCCCCGGCATTACCATCTCGACGCCCTCTGGCAAGGTCACAATTCCCGTTACGTCGGTGGTCCGGAAATAAAACTGCGGACGATACCCGTTAAAAAACGGCGTATGACGACCACCCTCTTCCTTGCTCAGAATGTAACACTCAGCCATGAACTTGGTATGTGGAGTGATGCTGCCGGGTTTGGCCAATACCTGACCGCGCTCGATGTCTTCTCGTTTGGTGCCGCGAAGAAGGATACCGACATTATCGCCGGCTCGACCTTCATCAAGGATTTTCCGGAACATCTCAACTCCGGTTACCGTAGTCTTTGCTGTATCACGAATACCGATGATCGAAATCTCTTCGCCGACCTTTACTATGCCGCGTTCGATACGACCCGTTGCAACTGTACCGCGTCCGGATATCGAAAAGACATCCTCCACCGGCATCAAAAATGGCTTGTCTATGTCTCGCGGTGGCTCGGGAATAAATGCGTCAACAGCATCCATCAAATCAAAAATACATTTGGTGGCCGCTTCATCCGTGGGATTCTCAAGTGCTTTCAAGGCGCTTCCCTGGATAATCGGAGTATCGTCGCCGGGAAATTCATACTTGGTCAAAAGCTCGCGAAGTTCCATGTCAACGAGTTCGATCAGTTCTTCATCGTCTACCATGTCACATTTATTCAAGAAAATTACGATGGACGGCACACCAACCTGACGGGCGAGCAGGATATGCTCACGGGTCTGGGGCATGGGGCCGTCGTCGGCGCCTACTACCAGAATTGCGCCGTCCATCTGCGCTGCACCGGTAATCATATTCTTAATGTAGTCGGCATGTCCCGGACAGTCCACATGAGCATAATGACGGTTTAAGGTCTCGTATTCGACATGTGCCGTGGCTATGGTGATACCGCGCTCTTTTTCTTCCGGCGCTTTATCGATCTCATCAAAGGCGGTGCTCTTTGCCAGTCCCTTATAAGACAATACAGTAGTTATTGCTGCCGTCAGGGTGGTCTTGCCGTGATCAATATGACCAATGGTTCCGATGTTTACATGGGGTTTTGTGCGTTGAAATTTTTCTTTTGCCATTGTCCTTCCTCGTTCGTTCTATTAAGAATTGTTCAGATTAGCCCTCTAACCTTTTGAACGATATGCTCAGCTATATTTTCTGGCACTCTATCATAAGTAATGTACTGCATTGTAAAACTGGCCCTTCCCTGAGTTGCGGATCGTAAGTCCGTTGAATATCCGAACATTTCCGAAAGCGGCACATGGGCCTTAACCTTTTGAAGTATATTGCTCTGACTGTCCATGCCCATTATCTTGGCTCTTTTGCTGTTTAAGTCAGCAATGACATCCCCAAGAAAGGATTCAGGAACAAGTACTTCCAATTCCATAATCGGCTCGAGAAGAGCCGGTTTCGCTTCGGTAAGCGCTTTCCGGAACGCCATGGCAGATGCAATTCCAAATGCCTGTTCCGTAGAATCTACTTCATGGTAAGATCCATCAATGAGACTTACCTTGATATCAATAACCGGGAAGCCTATTAAAGCGCCTGAATCGAGATTTCCTTCGATCGCTTTCTGAATAGCAGCGATAAAACCCTTTGGGATGGTCCCTTCTGCAATCCGGTTTTCAAATTTAAATCCATCCCCTCTTTCAAGGGGTTCAACTTCAAGCCAGACATGACCGTATTGAGTCTTGCCTGTTGCCTGCTGAACAAATTTACCTTCGGCCCTGGCAAGTTGATTTACCGTTTCTTTATAAGCAACCTGCGGCTTGCCGACATTGGCCCCCACTTTAAATTCTCTCATGAGGCGGTCAATGATTATCTCGAGATGTAATTCACCCATCCCGGAAATAATAGTCTGACCGGTATCAGCATTGCTGGATACCCGAAAAGAAGGGTCTTCCATGGCAATCTTGGCCAGACTGTCATTAAGCTTTTCTTCGTCGGCCTTGCCCTTTGGTTCTATTGCAATACTTATAACCGGCTCAGGGAAATCGATGGTCTCGAGGCGAATCGTATCGCCCGCCGCACATAAAGTGTCGCCGGTAGTAGTAAATCGTAACCCAACAATCGCTGCTATGTCGCCCGGCCCAATCTCTTTGACTTCATGCCGTTTGTTGGCATGCATATTTACTATCCGGCCAATCTTTTCCTGCTTGTGCTTGGCCGAATTATAAACTTTGTCACCGAGTTTTAAAATGCCAGAATAAACACGTATATATGCAAGGTTACCAACAAAAGGGTCTGTTGCAAGTTTAAAAGCTAAAGCAGCAAACTTTTCTTTATCGCTGGCTTTTCTGGTCTCAACCTCTCCCTTGCTGTTCTCGCCATGTATGGGAGGAACATCAAGGGGTGAAGGTAAATAGGCGACCACAGCATCCAACAAAGGTTGGACACCTTTATTCTTAAATGCACTTCCGCAGAGTACCGGCACCACCTCTAAACTCAAGGTAGCTTTCCTAATGGCCCGGTAAATCTCTTCAACGGCAACTGGTTGCTCTTCGAGAAATTTTTCCATGACCCCCTCATCAAAGTCGGCCAGCTTCTCGATGAGGGCCATACGTGCAGCCGTAGATTTTTCTATGATTTCGCCCGGGATTTCTTTTTCAATCACCAGCAATCCCTGAGACTCTTGGTCAAAGACCAGCATTTTTTGTGTAATGAGGTCAATGACTCCCTGAAATTTATCCTCGGAACCCACGGGTAACTGAATGGGGAGAGGATTGGCTCCCAGACGTTCGCCAATCATATTTATACAGCGCTCAAAATCAGCGCCAATACGATCCATCTTATTTATAAAGGCAATGCGGGGAATCGAATAATGATCCGCTTGATGCCAAACTGTTTCGGACTGAGGTTCAACTCCTCCGACCGCACAGAAAACGGCTATTGCGCCGTCTAAAACCCTGAGACAGCGTTCCACTTCAATGGTGAAATCAACATGCCCGGGTGTGTCAATTATATTAATCTTGTGTTCGTGCCATTCACATGTGGTGGCAGCGGAGGTGATGGTAATGCCGCGCTCCTGTTCTTGTTCCATCCAGTCCATGACTGCGGCACCGTCATGAACCTCACCGATTTTATGAGAACGACCAGTATAAAAAAGTATCCTTTCGGTGGTTGTCGTCTTGCCCGCATCTATGTGGGCCATAATGCCTATATTGCGTAACCGCTTGAGCGGTACATTTGATGCCACGACTGATTTCTTTCCTCAACAAAACTGTTGTCATCACCAAATGATTCTCCCGGCAGATCCTATTGAGTTACTTCTGCCCCCGAAAACGAACCACGCATACATAAACTACCTCAACCAATTTGTCAATTGAGGAAATCAACAATCACCCGTTTATTTACCAGCGATAATGGGCGAATGCCTTGTTGGCATCTGCCATCTTGTGAGTATCCTCACGTTTCTTAACGGCACCGCCTCGATTGTTAAAAGCATCGGATAACTCAGCAGCAAGTTTCTCAGCCATGGATCGACCCGATCTTTTCAGGGAAAATCCGACAATCCATCGTATGGCAAGTGCATTTCTTCTTTCCGGACGGACTTCCACGGGCACCTGATACGTTGCACCACCCACACGCCTGGATTTCACCTCAACTCTCGGCCTGACCTTGTCCATGGCCTTTTCAAAGACCGCCAACGGATCAGCTTCCGATACACGTTCTTCAATAATATCCATTGCGCCATAAAAAATACTACGCGCGACGCTTTTCTTGCCTCTTTCCATGAGCCCGTTAACAAATTTTGAAACAAGTACGCTATTAAACCGGGGATCAGGAACTGTTGGTCGCTTTGCTACAAGTTTACGTCTTGGCATTGAATCTGCTCCTTATCTTACAAACGTCGCTATTATTTAGGACGTTTTGCTCCATATTTAGAACGCCCTTGTCTCCGATCAGATACTCCGAGAGTATCAAGGGTTCCGCGAATAATGTGATATCGAACACCAGGAAGGTCTTTTACCCTGCCGCCCCTGATCAACACAACGGAATGCTCCTGGAGATTGTGGCCAACACCTGGAATATAGGAAGTAACCTCTATCCCGTTAGTCAATCGAACCCTGGCTACTTTACGAAGCGCAGAGTTAGGCTTCTTGGGTGTCGTTGTGTATACACGAACGCAAACACCGCGCTTCTGAGGGGAACCTTGGAGGGCAGGGGTATTTGTTCTTTTAACCGCCTTCTTACGCCCTTGCCGTACCAATTGATTAATGGTGGGCATGAATATTAACTCCTGTTATACTATATTAATTATCGTCTCAAGACGTTCTCATTTTTTTGAGAAACAAATTCTGAAACTGTCCAACTCCACAAAACGAAACCGGAATATTTAATCGAAGCGTATTCGCTTGTCAAGAACAAACTTATTTATCTGTTCAGCATCTTCGAATACCGGTCAAGGCCGGTGCCCGCAGGCACCAGACGGCCCATAATAACATTTTCTTTTAGACCGCTGAGATCATCTATTTTACCTGCTATCGCAGCATTAGTGAGAACCTTGGTTGTTTCTTGAAACGACGCCGCAGATATAAAGCTGTCGGTACTCAGCGAAGCCTTAGTGACCCCCAGGAGCAACGGTTCAGCAACGGCCGGCTTACCACCTGCCTTAATGATTTTTTCATTCTGTTCGGCAAATCTCCACCATTCAACCTGCTCGCCCAGCATGAAGGTACTGTCTCCAACTTTGGTGATCTGTACACGCCTCAACATCTGTCGGACTATTACCTCGATGTGTTTATCATTAATTTTAACACCCTGGAGGCGATAGACTTCCTGAATTTCATTGACAAGGAATTTCGCAAGCTCTTTAACACCGAGAACCCGGAGAATATCATTGGGATCAGGAGAACCATCCATCAAAGGCTCTCCTGCCTTGACATAATCTCCCTCATGAACGCTGACATGCTTCCCTTTAGGAATCAAATATTCCTTTGCTTCACCGATTTCCGGAGTAACAATAACCCTTTTTTTACCTTTCAGGTCTTTACCGTAACTGACCTGGCCGTCGATTTCGGTAATGATTGCGTATTCCTTGGGTTTCCGTACTTCAAAAAGTTCGGCTACCCGCGGCAGACCACCGGTAATATCCTTTGTTTTTGTGGTTTCACGAGGAATCTTTCCAATAACGGTTCCCGGTTCAATCAGATCACCTTCGGTAACGGAAATAATCGCCCCGACCGGCAATGAATAACGCGCAGGAGAGCCTGTCTTTGGCAATTTTACCGCCTTGCCTTTATCATCTTTCAAAGAAATCCGGGGATTCAATTGTCCTGCTCTGGGCTGCATGATGACCGAGCTTGACTTTCCGGTAATCGGATCGACTCGCTCCTGCATAGTCATACCTTCGACAATATCTCCAAACTTAATATAACCGCCTGTTTCACTGACAATGGGAATCGTATACGGATCCCAGTTCGCAACCAGCGCGCCCGGATCAACTTTATCTCCGTCATCAACATAGAGGAGTGCGCCGTAATTCACTGAATGCCGTTCAAGCTCGCGACCTTTGGCGCCGACTATGCAGACTTCACCATTCCGGTTCATTACAACTCTCTTACCCTCGGAGTTTTGGACAGTGTGAAGATTTTGATACTTGACGGCACCGCCATGATTTATACGAACTTCCGCAGTTTCAACGCTACGGCTGGCTGTACCGCCTATATGAAATGTTCTCATGGTCAACTGGGTGCCGGGCTCACCAATCGACTGAGCGGCAATGATACCGACCGCTTCACCGATATTAACCATGTGCCCGCGGCCAAGATCTCGACCGTAACACATGGCACAGACACCTCTTTGTGATCTGCATGTCAAAACAGAACGGATTAGTACCCGGTCAATGCCGGCGTTATCGATAACGCTGACGATATCCTCAGTAATCTGTTCATTTGCAGCCAGCAGAATTTCACCGGTAAAGGGATCAACAATATCCTCAAGAGCAACGCGCCCAAGAATCCGCTCGCCAACCGGTTGAATTACTTCACCGCCTTCCATCAAAGGTTCGGCAACGATTCCGTCGAGGGTTTCGCAATCCCTGTCCACAATAGTTGAATCCTGGGCAACATCCACAAGCCGCCGGGTAAGATACCCTGAGTTTGCTGTCTTTAATGCAGTATCAGCCAGACCTTTTCGAGCGCCGTGGGTGGAAATGAAATATTCAAGAACGCTCAAGCCCTCGCGGAAATTGGCCTTAATCGGCGACTCAATAATTGCCCCGGAAGGCTTAGCCATCAACCCACGCATTCCAGCAAGCTGTCTGATCTGGTCCTTACTACCCCTCGCGCCGGAGTCAGCCATAATAAATATGGGGTTGAAACTCGGCGTTTCAACGAGTTTTTTATTCTTATCTCGAACGTATTCGACACTCATCTCCTGCATCATTTCCTGGGCAACTTTATCCGTTGCGCGAGACCAGATGTCAACAACCTTATTATACTTCTCACCGGAGGTAATGAGACCATCGGTATATTGTTTTTCAACCTCAAGCACTTCATTCTCGGAGGTCGCAAGAATATTCTCCTTATTTACAGGGATCTTCATATCATTTATGGATATGGAAATCGCCGCTCTGGTGGCATACTCGTAGCCTATATCCTTAAGGCGGTCAGCGAGAATTACAGTTTCTTTGGTCCCTGCATAGCGATAGGCATAGTCGATCAGCTTTGCAAGTTCTTTTTTGTTAAGTGCTCTATTGACCAGTTTGAAAGGAACTTTTGGAGGCAGAAGTTCGCCTAACAAAATTCTTCCGACGGTGGTTTCTATACGCTTTCCGTCAATACGCACAATGATTTTGGCCTGTAAATGAATCTCGCCGTAATCATAAGCGATCCTGGCTTCATCCGGAGATGAAAAAATCTTACCTTCACCCTGGGCCATAAAACGTTCGCGAGACATATAATAAAGCCCCAGAACAATATCCTGAGATGGAATAATAATCGGTTCACCGTTTGCAGGTGAAAGTATATTATTGGTTGACATCATCAGGACGCGAGCTTCAATCTGCGCCTCAACGGTTAAAGGAATATGCACGGCCATCTGGTCGCCGTCAAAGTCAGCGTTAAAAGCCGAACAGACCAACGGATGCAGCTGAATGGCTTTTCCTTCAATGAGAACTGGCTCAAACGCTTGCATACCTAGTCGATGCAGAGTAGGTGCGCGGTTCAGAATAATCGGATATTCCTGAACCACCTCATCAAGCACATCCCACACTTCCTTGGTGCCGCTTTCAACCATCTTTCTGGCGCTTTTAATTGTTGTGACATATCCATGCAACTCGAGCTTATTGTAGATGAAAGGTTTGAACAGCTCGAGAGCCATTTTCTTTGGCAATCCGCACTGGTGAAGCCTGAGATGGGGGCCGACGACGATAACCGTACGCCCGGAATAATCAACACGCTTGCCAAGCAGATTCTGCCTGAAACGCCCCTGCTTGCCTTTCAGCATGTCACTCAGCGATTTCAGAGGACGTTTATTTGGCCCGGTAATGACTTTTCCCCGGCGGCCGTTATCAAAAAGCACGTCAACGGCTTCCTGGAGCATCCGTTTCTCGTTGCGGATAATAATCTCGGGAGCATCCAACTCAAGAAGTCTTTTAAGCCTGTTGTTTCTGTTTATAACCCTTCGATACAGATCATTGAGATCAGAGGTTGCAAAACGACCCCCTTCAAGCGGGACAAGGGGACGGAGATCCGGAGGTAAAACCGGAATGACATCGAGCACCATCCACTCTGGCCTGTTCCCGGAATCTTTGAACGCTTCAACAACATTCAGACGTTTCCCGAGTTTTGTACGTTTGGCCATGGATCCGGTTTTGCGCATTTCGTCGCGGAGCTGAACCGAAAGTTCGGCAAGTTCAATATTTTTCAGCATTTCCTTGATAGACGCTGCACCGATACCAACAACAAACTTACCTGGAAACTCTTCCACAGCCTGACGGTAGTTCTCTTCGTTCAGCAGCTGCCCGACTGCAGGCGCGCCACCTCCCTGGGATTTAACAACAACGTAGGAATCAAAGTAAAGAACCTTCTCAAGCTCCTTGAGAGTCATATCAAGCAGATTACCAATCTTGCTCGGCAGACTTTTCAGAAACCAGATATGGGCTACGGACGCAGCAAGCTCAATATGCCCCATTCGCTCACGACGAACTTTGGACTGGATAACTTCAACACCGCATTTTTCACAGACAACACCGCGGTGTTTCATCCGCTTGTATTTTCCGCAATTACATTCGTAATCCTTAACCGGTCCAAAAATCTTGGCACAGAACAACCCCTCCCTTTCAGGCTTGAAAGTTCTGTAGTTAATGGTCTCAGGCTTCTTCACTTCTCCATGGGACCAGTCCCTGATTTTTTCCGGGGAGGCAAGTGATATTCTTACGGATTTAAAACTTACCGGCTTCTTTTCCTTGGTAAAAAAACTAAAAAGTTCTTCCACGGCAGCACCTTTTATTTCCTTTCATTACGTTTAATGAATGGGATTTACTTCAATTAAGTTACACTTTGCTGTTCAACGATTTGTTACTCGTCGATCAGCTCCATATCGAGACATAATCCCTGCAGCTCTTTAACAAGAACATGGAATGACTCGGGAAGACCCGCTTCAAGGAAATTATTTCCTTTAACTATTTTCTCATACATCTTGGTCCGGCCGCTTACATCATCCGATTTAACCGTAAGGAATTCCTTCAAGGTATATGCGGCACCGTAAGCTTCCATAGCCCAAACCTCCATTTCACCGAGGCGCTGGCCACCGAATTGAGCCTTACCGCCCAAGGGCTGCTGAGTAACCAGCGAGTATGGACCTGTTGAACGGGCATGAATCTTGTTATCAACCAAATGATGTAATTTCATCATATACATCACACCATAGGTGACCTGATTTTCGAATTTCTCACCGGTCAACCCATCAAAAAGGGTTGACTGGCCGATTTCGTCAATTCCAGAATCGACAAGCAGGCTACGGATTTCCGCTTCATTGGCACCGTCAAATACCGGCGTTGCCATGTTAATCCCGGTTCCCATCTTCCTTGCCAGATCAATGATATCGGCATCAGTAAGTCCATCAGTCA
Protein-coding sequences here:
- the tuf gene encoding elongation factor Tu produces the protein MAKEKFQRTKPHVNIGTIGHIDHGKTTLTAAITTVLSYKGLAKSTAFDEIDKAPEEKERGITIATAHVEYETLNRHYAHVDCPGHADYIKNMITGAAQMDGAILVVGADDGPMPQTREHILLARQVGVPSIVIFLNKCDMVDDEELIELVDMELRELLTKYEFPGDDTPIIQGSALKALENPTDEAATKCIFDLMDAVDAFIPEPPRDIDKPFLMPVEDVFSISGRGTVATGRIERGIVKVGEEISIIGIRDTAKTTVTGVEMFRKILDEGRAGDNVGILLRGTKREDIERGQVLAKPGSITPHTKFMAECYILSKEEGGRHTPFFNGYRPQFYFRTTDVTGIVTLPEGVEMVMPGDNVTVEGALITPIAMEDGLRFAIREGGRTVGAGVINKIIE
- the rpoC gene encoding DNA-directed RNA polymerase subunit beta'; this encodes MEELFSFFTKEKKPVSFKSVRISLASPEKIRDWSHGEVKKPETINYRTFKPEREGLFCAKIFGPVKDYECNCGKYKRMKHRGVVCEKCGVEVIQSKVRRERMGHIELAASVAHIWFLKSLPSKIGNLLDMTLKELEKVLYFDSYVVVKSQGGGAPAVGQLLNEENYRQAVEEFPGKFVVGIGAASIKEMLKNIELAELSVQLRDEMRKTGSMAKRTKLGKRLNVVEAFKDSGNRPEWMVLDVIPVLPPDLRPLVPLEGGRFATSDLNDLYRRVINRNNRLKRLLELDAPEIIIRNEKRMLQEAVDVLFDNGRRGKVITGPNKRPLKSLSDMLKGKQGRFRQNLLGKRVDYSGRTVIVVGPHLRLHQCGLPKKMALELFKPFIYNKLELHGYVTTIKSARKMVESGTKEVWDVLDEVVQEYPIILNRAPTLHRLGMQAFEPVLIEGKAIQLHPLVCSAFNADFDGDQMAVHIPLTVEAQIEARVLMMSTNNILSPANGEPIIIPSQDIVLGLYYMSRERFMAQGEGKIFSSPDEARIAYDYGEIHLQAKIIVRIDGKRIETTVGRILLGELLPPKVPFKLVNRALNKKELAKLIDYAYRYAGTKETVILADRLKDIGYEYATRAAISISINDMKIPVNKENILATSENEVLEVEKQYTDGLITSGEKYNKVVDIWSRATDKVAQEMMQEMSVEYVRDKNKKLVETPSFNPIFIMADSGARGSKDQIRQLAGMRGLMAKPSGAIIESPIKANFREGLSVLEYFISTHGARKGLADTALKTANSGYLTRRLVDVAQDSTIVDRDCETLDGIVAEPLMEGGEVIQPVGERILGRVALEDIVDPFTGEILLAANEQITEDIVSVIDNAGIDRVLIRSVLTCRSQRGVCAMCYGRDLGRGHMVNIGEAVGIIAAQSIGEPGTQLTMRTFHIGGTASRSVETAEVRINHGGAVKYQNLHTVQNSEGKRVVMNRNGEVCIVGAKGRELERHSVNYGALLYVDDGDKVDPGALVANWDPYTIPIVSETGGYIKFGDIVEGMTMQERVDPITGKSSSVIMQPRAGQLNPRISLKDDKGKAVKLPKTGSPARYSLPVGAIISVTEGDLIEPGTVIGKIPRETTKTKDITGGLPRVAELFEVRKPKEYAIITEIDGQVSYGKDLKGKKRVIVTPEIGEAKEYLIPKGKHVSVHEGDYVKAGEPLMDGSPDPNDILRVLGVKELAKFLVNEIQEVYRLQGVKINDKHIEVIVRQMLRRVQITKVGDSTFMLGEQVEWWRFAEQNEKIIKAGGKPAVAEPLLLGVTKASLSTDSFISAASFQETTKVLTNAAIAGKIDDLSGLKENVIMGRLVPAGTGLDRYSKMLNR
- the rpsJ gene encoding 30S ribosomal protein S10, encoding MPTQKIRIRLKGYDHKLLDQSTIEIVETAKRTGATIAGPIPLPTSINKHCVLRSPHVDKKSREQFEMRTHRRLLDILEPTQQTIDALMKLELSAGVDVEIKL
- the rpsG gene encoding 30S ribosomal protein S7 — protein: MPRRKLVAKRPTVPDPRFNSVLVSKFVNGLMERGKKSVARSIFYGAMDIIEERVSEADPLAVFEKAMDKVRPRVEVKSRRVGGATYQVPVEVRPERRNALAIRWIVGFSLKRSGRSMAEKLAAELSDAFNNRGGAVKKREDTHKMADANKAFAHYRW
- the rpsL gene encoding 30S ribosomal protein S12; this encodes MPTINQLVRQGRKKAVKRTNTPALQGSPQKRGVCVRVYTTTPKKPNSALRKVARVRLTNGIEVTSYIPGVGHNLQEHSVVLIRGGRVKDLPGVRYHIIRGTLDTLGVSDRRQGRSKYGAKRPK
- the fusA gene encoding elongation factor G — protein: MASNVPLKRLRNIGIMAHIDAGKTTTTERILFYTGRSHKIGEVHDGAAVMDWMEQEQERGITITSAATTCEWHEHKINIIDTPGHVDFTIEVERCLRVLDGAIAVFCAVGGVEPQSETVWHQADHYSIPRIAFINKMDRIGADFERCINMIGERLGANPLPIQLPVGSEDKFQGVIDLITQKMLVFDQESQGLLVIEKEIPGEIIEKSTAARMALIEKLADFDEGVMEKFLEEQPVAVEEIYRAIRKATLSLEVVPVLCGSAFKNKGVQPLLDAVVAYLPSPLDVPPIHGENSKGEVETRKASDKEKFAALAFKLATDPFVGNLAYIRVYSGILKLGDKVYNSAKHKQEKIGRIVNMHANKRHEVKEIGPGDIAAIVGLRFTTTGDTLCAAGDTIRLETIDFPEPVISIAIEPKGKADEEKLNDSLAKIAMEDPSFRVSSNADTGQTIISGMGELHLEIIIDRLMREFKVGANVGKPQVAYKETVNQLARAEGKFVQQATGKTQYGHVWLEVEPLERGDGFKFENRIAEGTIPKGFIAAIQKAIEGNLDSGALIGFPVIDIKVSLIDGSYHEVDSTEQAFGIASAMAFRKALTEAKPALLEPIMELEVLVPESFLGDVIADLNSKRAKIMGMDSQSNILQKVKAHVPLSEMFGYSTDLRSATQGRASFTMQYITYDRVPENIAEHIVQKVRGLI